Proteins found in one Fibrobacter sp. UWT2 genomic segment:
- a CDS encoding fibrobacter succinogenes major paralogous domain-containing protein gives MVLKKLANVLVTTAAIACLLFLVACDDDGSSSPVTPSDNDVSSSSIDSAKSSSSVKKESSSSVATANSSSSAVEESSSSIDSAKSSSSVTQSSSSSDISVVEESSSSIALENSSSSLMSSSSVIPSSSGESSSSAGEAASSSSSVELNCSALLEDEFGWDWNIPKECRFNPNITYGTMTDSRDKKVYKTIKIGGQTWMAENLNYFDKTLNDRSWCFGASDSTTTANCAVAGRLYTWSAAIDSAKLYNDKSIDCGHRKTCTLPDTVYGVCPPGWHLPTRAEWDALITEVGGSDAGKVLKSQTGWFDNYGGTDDVGFTGLPVGIRNYDGDAFDDDAFETRFWSATEYSSYGAYYMDLFTSDDASVNTGNKHYGFSVRCLQN, from the coding sequence ATGGTTCTAAAGAAATTGGCTAATGTATTAGTAACGACTGCGGCAATCGCTTGCCTGCTATTCCTTGTCGCCTGCGATGACGATGGCAGTTCTTCCCCTGTCACCCCGAGCGACAATGACGTGTCCAGTAGTAGCATTGATTCGGCGAAGTCCTCTTCCAGCGTTAAGAAAGAATCTAGTAGTAGCGTTGCCACGGCAAATTCTTCCTCGAGTGCAGTCGAAGAGTCCAGCAGTAGCATTGACTCAGCGAAATCTTCCTCTTCTGTCACTCAGAGTTCTTCGTCCTCTGATATAAGCGTCGTTGAAGAGTCCAGCAGTAGCATTGCCTTGGAAAATTCCTCATCCTCTCTCATGAGTTCTTCCTCCGTCATTCCGAGCAGTAGTGGGGAATCCAGTAGCAGCGCTGGAGAGGCTGCTTCTAGCAGCTCATCTGTTGAATTGAATTGTTCTGCTCTTTTAGAGGATGAGTTTGGCTGGGATTGGAATATTCCTAAGGAGTGTCGCTTTAACCCGAATATAACCTACGGCACCATGACGGACAGCCGCGACAAGAAGGTGTACAAGACCATAAAGATTGGTGGCCAGACCTGGATGGCGGAGAACCTGAATTACTTTGACAAAACCCTTAATGATCGCAGTTGGTGTTTCGGAGCTTCGGATAGTACCACTACGGCAAATTGTGCCGTGGCAGGTCGCCTTTACACCTGGTCGGCGGCAATCGATTCGGCCAAACTTTATAATGATAAGTCTATAGATTGCGGTCACCGCAAGACCTGTACTTTGCCCGATACAGTGTATGGTGTTTGCCCGCCGGGCTGGCACTTGCCGACACGAGCTGAATGGGACGCCTTGATTACTGAAGTGGGCGGGTCAGATGCCGGTAAAGTTCTCAAGTCGCAGACGGGCTGGTTCGATAATTACGGTGGTACGGATGACGTGGGCTTTACCGGGCTCCCTGTTGGCATAAGGAACTACGATGGTGACGCCTTCGACGACGATGCCTTCGAAACCCGCTTCTGGAGTGCTACTGAGTACAGCAGCTACGGCGCGTACTACATGGATTTGTTCACCAGCGATGATGCGTCCGTGAACACTGGCAACAAGCACTACGGGTTCTCTGTTCGCTGTCTCCAGAACTAG